The genomic stretch AAATTTAAAACCTTTAAATGTTTTAAATTCAATATTGTCATATGAAAATAAAGTATTAGTTTCTTTTTGTTTTTGTAATTTAACATAGTCATTTCTAATTTGACTAATTGCATTATTTAGAAGATTAATTGAATCTTCTAAATTATTATTTAAATTAGGTTCAAAAGTATAATTTTGATCTAATAATTTATTCCGGTTAATTAAATTATTAACTTCTTGTAATAATTCGTCTTGTTTATTTTTTAAATATTCATTAACTAGTCTATGGGATGAAATAGCTCTAATTCGAAAAACTGTAGCTGATTTTTTTTCAACACTAATTATTTTAAAATTCTCTAATTTGCCTGAATTACTCAGGTGAGTTCCACCACATAAGTCAGCTGTAATATTATCAAATTTAACAATTCTAACTGAATTAGGGTCCATATATTCTGCTTCTTCTAAAGTCATAATAGCACCCATTTCTTTAGCTTGATTAGTTGTCATATTTAAATAATGTCTTGTTGAAGAAAGTTTAATGTAACTTTTGACTAAGTTTTCAATTTTTGCAATTTGTTCATTAGTAGGTTTAGTATCAGCTGGAAAATCAAATGTCAATCTTTCTTCGTTATTATCACTTCCTAGTTGTTTAATTTGTGGACCCAAAACCGTTCTTAAAGCAGCAAATAAAAAGTGAGTTCCAGAGTGATTACGTTCAAGTCCTAAACGAATCTTTGGGTCAACAAAACATTCTACTGGATCTATTTTATTGATAGTTCCGCTTACTTTATGAATATGATTACCATATTTATCCTTAAAGACATCTAAAACAGTAATCTTACGGTTATTTTGTGTGATATAACCTTTATCATGTCTTTGACCCCCACTTGTGGCATAAAAAGGTGTTTGTTTTAAAACTAAATATCCAATACCTTCAATAGTTTCTTGTTCTGTTTCTTGATCTAGTAAATATAAAATTTCTGTTTTAGCTTCTATAAATTCATAGCCAACAAAGTTATCAACTTTTTGAGTTATCAAAGTTAAAGAGTTGATAACTTTATCCATTCCCGAAACTTTATTTCCTTTACTTGCATTTTCATGTTTGGTTTTAGCCTCTAAATAAGCTTCTTTATCTATTGAAATACCTTGTGAAGCTAAAATTTCTTCAGTTAATTCAAACGGGAAGCCATAAGTTTCAAATAATTTAAATGCTAAAGCACCATCAAAGATTTTTTGGTCCTCTGAAATATGTTTATTTAAAAGTTGGCGGCCATTTTCAACTGTTTTAGCAAAAGCTTGTTCCTCATCAATAATAATTTTGATAATTTGATCTTGATTATATTCATACGGAAGAGTATTTTTAACTACTTGAACTAATTTATGTAAAATTGGTTTTTTAATACCTAATAACATAGTGAAATATAGGCTGCGGCGAATTAGACGTCTAATAATATATCCTCGACCTACATTTGAAGGCTTAGCTCCATCACCAGCTGCATTAACTACAGCTCTCATATGATCGGCAATAACTTTAAAGTATGTATTTATTTCAGCTTGCTTTGGTTCTTTGACGAAATAATTATCTGCATCATATCTATATTTAGTATATTTTTCAATTTCATGAATAATTGGTAAAAATAAATCAGTATCAAAATTAGTAGGAGCATCTT from Mycoplasmopsis bovirhinis encodes the following:
- the alaS gene encoding alanine--tRNA ligase; protein product: MNSKLIRAKWLNFFEANDHLIIPSKSLIPQNDPSLLWINSGVATLKEYFEGKKNPPSTKMVNSQKVIRTNDIENVGVTARHHTFFEMLGNFSIGDYFKKEAIELATKFLLEELKLDKDKLYFTYYYEDLETKNLWIKQGFSEEHMIAGDKKTNFWEVGSGPCGPNTEIFYDRGTKYDQRGVELLKNDIENDRYIEIWNIVFSTFNSDGQGNYTELKQKNIDTGAGFERIVSILQDAPTNFDTDLFLPIIHEIEKYTKYRYDADNYFVKEPKQAEINTYFKVIADHMRAVVNAAGDGAKPSNVGRGYIIRRLIRRSLYFTMLLGIKKPILHKLVQVVKNTLPYEYNQDQIIKIIIDEEQAFAKTVENGRQLLNKHISEDQKIFDGALAFKLFETYGFPFELTEEILASQGISIDKEAYLEAKTKHENASKGNKVSGMDKVINSLTLITQKVDNFVGYEFIEAKTEILYLLDQETEQETIEGIGYLVLKQTPFYATSGGQRHDKGYITQNNRKITVLDVFKDKYGNHIHKVSGTINKIDPVECFVDPKIRLGLERNHSGTHFLFAALRTVLGPQIKQLGSDNNEERLTFDFPADTKPTNEQIAKIENLVKSYIKLSSTRHYLNMTTNQAKEMGAIMTLEEAEYMDPNSVRIVKFDNITADLCGGTHLSNSGKLENFKIISVEKKSATVFRIRAISSHRLVNEYLKNKQDELLQEVNNLINRNKLLDQNYTFEPNLNNNLEDSINLLNNAISQIRNDYVKLQKQKETNTLFSYDNIEFKTFKGFKFSLLEVSMQDNPKVIATTLREKYLDTTFFVVTKGLNPMLVVASKILNSNFLAQQIFQKFNGKGGGNAILSMGKIASTENLTKFIQEGLNWEN